From a single Brassica oleracea var. oleracea cultivar TO1000 chromosome C5, BOL, whole genome shotgun sequence genomic region:
- the LOC106294881 gene encoding ras-related protein RABE1e, translated as MAAAPGRARSDYDYLVKLLLIGDSGVGKSCLLLRFSDDTFTTSFITTIGIDFKIRTVELDGKRIKLQIWDTAGQERFRTITTAYYRGAMGILLVYDVTDESSFNNIRNWMKNIEQHASDSVNRILVGNKADMDESKRAIPTSKGQALADEYGIKFFETSAKTNLNVEQVFMSIAKDIKQRLTESDTKSEPQGLKIKKQDANKASSSSTAGKSACCSYA; from the exons ATGGCGGCTGCGCCGGGAAGAGCTCGTTCAGACTATGATTACCTCGTCAAGCTCCTCCTAATCGGTGATAGCG GTGTGGGAAAAAGTTGCTTGCTGCTGCGTTTCTCTGATGATACTTTCACCACAAGTTTCATTACTACCATTGG AATTGATTTCAAGATAAGAACAGTTGAACTTGATGGGAAGCGTATCAAATTGCAGATATGGGACACCGCTGGACAAGAACGTTTTCGAACTATAACTACAG CTTATTACAGAGGAGCAATGGGTATATTACTCGTCTACGATGTAACAGACGAGTCATCCTTCAACA ACATTAGGAACTGGATGAAGAATATTGAGCAACATGCTTCAGATAGCGTCAACAGAATATTGGTTGGTAACAAAGCTGACATGGACGAAAGCAAAAGG GCCATCCCAACATCAAAGGGACAAGCTCTGGCTGATGAGTATGGAATCAAGTTCTTCGAGACG AGTGCAAAAACAAACCTGAATGTGGAGCAGGTTTTCATGTCTATTGCGAAAGACATCAAACAAAGACTCACAGAAAGCGATACAAAGTCTGAG CCCCAAGGGCTCAAGATCAAAAAACAAGATGCTAACAAAGCCTCTTCGTCTTCTACAGCTGGAAAATCAGCTTGCTGCAGTTATGCTTAG
- the LOC106294882 gene encoding ras-related protein RABC2b, with the protein MGSSSGQSGYDLSFKILLIGDSGVGKSSLLLSFISSSVQDLAPTIGVDFKIKQLKVRGKRVKLTIWDTAGQEKFRTLTSSYFRGSQGIILVYDVTKRETFLNLADVWAKEIELYSTNHDCIKMLVGNKVDIESERKVSREEGTALAKELKFLFHECSARTRENVQQCFEELALKIMEVPSLLQEGSSSLKRKPDSRTHQSRCCS; encoded by the exons ATGGGATCTTCTTCAGGACAAAGTGGATATGATCTGTCTTTCAAGATCTTGTTGATTGGAGATTCTGGTGTTGGTAAAAGTAGCTTGCTTCTCAGTTTCATTTCCAGCTCTGTCCAAGATCTTGCTCCTACCATCG GTGTTGATTTTAAGATCAAACAGCTGAAAGTAAGAGGAAAAAGAGTAAAGCTGACAATCTGGGACACAG CTGGACAAGAAAAGTTCAGAACATTGACAAGTTCTTATTTCAGAGGCTCCCAAGGAATCATTCTAG TTTATGATGTGACGAAAAGAGAGACGTTTCTGAACTTGGCAGATGTTTGGGCCAAAGAGATTGAGCTCTACTCGACTAACCATGACTGCATTAAGATGCTCGTTGGAAACAAAGTTGACATA GAATCTGAGAGGAAGGTAAGCAGAGAAGAAGGAACGGCTCTAGCGAAAGAACTCAAGTTTTTGTTTCATGAATGTAGCGCAAGAACCCGAGAAAACGTGCAGCAATGCTTTGAAGAGCTTGCTCTCAAG ATAATGGAGGTACCTAGTCTTTTGCAAGAAGGATCAAGCTCTCTGAAGAGAAAACCTGACTCCAGAACTCATCAAAGCCGGTGCTGCTCGTGA
- the LOC106295373 gene encoding phosphatidylinositol 4-phosphate 5-kinase 9, protein MSDIEVGGGGGPVAFAERTKSVDALTKKEILSALTNGEITSEPSEDARFRNRELSLPNGESYDGTLLGNIPEGPGKYAWSDGSVYVGEWRRGMRHGNGKMRWASGACYEGEFSGGYMHGTGTCTDANSLTYKGRWRLNLKHGLGYQVYPNGDVLEGSWIQGWGEGPGKYTWGNGNIYLGDMKGGKMSGKGTLTWITGDSYEGSWLNGMMHGFGVYTWRDGGCYVGTWTRGLKDGKGSFYSAGTRVPAVQEFYLNALRKRGVLPDLRRQSQVAAASSVNMESLRVGGGGNNKLSKGSLINLEQSRNGRVSLERRWSLEVSIEKVIGHDYSDLDRGSSTEEYSANRPILEREYMQGVLISERVVVDNRFSPTSKRAKRKNKRLFKEAKKPGEVVIKGHRSYDLMLSLQLGIRYTVGKITPIQRREVRTADFGPRASFWMSFPRAGSAMTPPHHSEDFKWKDYCPMVFRNLREMFKMDSADYMMSICGNDTLRELSSPGKSGSVFFLSQDDRFMIKTLRKSEVKVLLRMLPYYHHHVKTYENTLITKFFGLHRIKPSSGQKFRFVVMGNMFFTDLRIHRRFDLKGSKLGRSADKVEIDENTILKDLDLNYSFFLEPSWREGLLKQLEIDSKFLVEQNIMDYSLLLGVHHRAPEHLRTQLVRSRSITADALESVAEDDTIEDDMLSYHQGLVLVPGGSDNVVTGPHIRGSRLRASAVGDEEVDLLLPGTARLQIQQGVNMPARAELIPGTEEKDRQILHDCCDVVLYLGIIDILQEYNMTKKIEHAYKSLHFDSKSISAVDPTYYSQRFLDFIEKVFPQNNA, encoded by the exons ATGTCTGACATTGAAGTGGGAGGAGGAGGAGGACCAGTTGCATTCGCAGAAAGAACCAAATCCGTTGATGCACTCACCAAGAAAGAGATACTCTCCGCTCTAACCAACGGAGAGATCACCTCCGAACCTTCCGAGGACGCTAGGTTCAGAAACAGGGAGCTCTCCCTCCCCAACGGCGAGTCCTACGACGGCACTCTCCTCGGAAACATCCCCGAGGGCCCAGGGAAGTACGCGTGGTCAGACGGCTCCGTTTACGTCGGCGAATGGAGACGCGGGATGAGACACGGCAACGGGAAGATGAGATGGGCTTCGGGCGCGTGCTACGAAGGCGAGTTCTCAGGAGGGTACATGCACGGCACGGGGACGTGCACGGACGCTAACAGCTTAACGTATAAAGGAAGGTGGCGGCTGAATCTCAAACACGGGCTTGGGTATCAAGTTTACCCTAACGGAGACGTCTTAGAAGGCTCTTGGATTCAGGGTTGGGGAGAAGGGCCAGGGAAGTACACTTGGGGCAATGGGAATATCTATCTTGGGGATATGAAAGGTGGGAAGATGAGTGGGAAAGGGACGTTGACTTGGATCACTGGGGACTCTTATGAAGGGAGTTGGTTGAATGGGATGATGCATGGTTTCGGTGTGTACACGTGGAGGGACGGTGGTTGCTACGTAGGGACGTGGACGCGTGGTTTGAAAGATGGGAAAGGATCGTTTTACTCGGCAGGGACTAGAGTTCCCGCCGTGCAGGAGTTTTATCTCAACGCTCTTAGGAAAAGAGGCGTGTTGCCTGATCTGAGGAGGCAGAGCCAAGTTGCTGCAGCTTCTTCGGTTAATATGGAGAGTCTTAGAGTCGGTGGTGGTGGCAACAACAAGCTCTCGAAAGGGAGTTTGATTAACTTGGAGCAGTCACGCAACGGGAGGGTTTCTTTGGAGAGGCGGTGGAGTCTTGAAGTGAGTATTGAGAAAGTGATTGGGCATGATTACTCGGATTTGGATAGGGGAAGCAGTACTGAGGAGTATAGTGCGAACAGACCGATCTTGGAACGGGAGTATATGCAGGGTGTTCTGATCAGTGAGCGTGTGGTGGTAGACAACAGGTTTTCGCCTACTTCGAAAAGAGCTAAGAGGAAAAACAAGAGGCTTTTTAAAGAAGCTAAGAAGCCAGGGGAAGTTGTTATCAAAGGTCACAGGAGTTATGATTTGATGCTTAGTTTGCAGCTTGGAATCAG ATACACAGTGGGGAAAATAACGCCTATACAAAGAAGAGAAGTAAGGACAGCGGACTTTGGACCTAGGGCTAGCTTTTGGATGAGTTTTCCTCGAGCTGGCTCCGCGATGACGCCTCCTCATCACTCTGAAGATTTTAAATGGAAGGACTATTGTCCAATGGTATTCAG GAACCTGAGGGAGATGTTCAAGATGGATTCAGCTGATTACATGATGTCCATTTGTGGAAATGATACCTTAAGGGAACTTTCTTCACCAGGGAAGAGTGGGAGTGTCTTCTTCTTGTCTCAGGATGATCGGTTCATGATTAAAACACTCAGGAAATCTGAAGTCAAG GTTCTCCTGAGGATGCTTCCATATTACCATCATCATGTGAAGACGTATGAGAACACCCTCATTACTAAATTCTTTGGCCTTCACAGAATAAAACCATCAAGTGGTCAAAAG TTCCGCTTTGTGGTGATGGGTAACATGTTCTTTACAGATCTAAGAATCCATAGGAGATTTGACCTTAAAGGTTCGAAGTTGGGACGCTCTGCAGACAAAGTGGAGATAGACGAGAACACTATACTTAAAGATTTAGATCTGAACTACAGCTTCTTCTTGGAGCCTTCTTGGCGGGAGGGTTTACTAAA GCAACTAGAGATCGATAGCAAGTTCTTGGTAGAGCAGAACATAATGGATTACAGCCTTTTGCTCGGTGTGCATCACCGAGCTCCAGAGCATTTAAGGACCCAGTTGGTCCGTTCTCGAAGTATAACAGCTGATGCGTTAGAGAGTGTAGCTGAAGATG ATACAATCGAGGACGACATGTTATCTTACCACCAGGGACTAGTTCTTGTTCCTGGAGGGAGTGATAATGTTGTAACTGGTCCTCACATCAGAGGCAGCAGATTGCGAGCGTCCGCTGTGGGAGATGAAGAAGTCGATCTCCTTCTCCCTGGAACAGCCAG GCTGCAGATACAGCAAGGAGTGAACATGCCGGCGAGAGCAGAGTTGATACCGGGAACAGAAGAGAAAGACAGACAGATACTACACGATTGCTGCGACGTGGTGCTTTATCTAGGCATTATAGATATATTACAAGAGTACAACATGACCAAGAAGATAGAGCATGCTTACAAGTCTCTTCATTTTGATTCTAAATCGATCTCAGCCGTTGATCCTACTTACTACTCCCAGCGTTTTCTTGACTTCATAGAGAAGGTGTTTCCTCAGAACAACGCATAA
- the LOC106294883 gene encoding ankyrin repeat domain-containing protein 1 yields the protein MAVPREVNAMEQNNVDCDIAVEYEFSSLLGALAAAAEFGDVVALGTAIDTMHGFTDEPLENNDTALHLACLYGNLPCVELLLERGADMEVKDLYRATPLHNACDGGYLDIVEFLLSRASGPECAKRMIETIDQQGDTPLHNAARGEYVDVVRLLLSSGASPTTKNSSGKTPGDLAGINSEARRILEVAVGNSSIS from the exons ATGGCCGTTCCAAGGGAAGTCAATGCGATGGAACAAAACAATGTTGACTGTGATATTGCTGTTGAATACGAGTTTTCCTCGCTTCTCGGTGCCTTAGCCGCCGCAGCTGAGTTCGGTGACGTCGTCGCCTTGGGCACAGCCATTG ACACTATGCATGGGTTTACTGACGAGCCACTTGAGAATAATGACACGGCACTTCACTTGGCGTGTCTATATGGTAACCTCCCTTGTGTTGAG CTTCTCCTGGAAAGAGGAGCTGATATGGAGGTTAAAGATTTATATAGAGCAACTCCTCTACATAATGCTTGCGATGGGG GATACTTAGACATAGTAGAGTTTCTTTTAAGCCGAGCTAGTGGTCCTGAATGTGCGAAGAGAATGATTGAAACAATCGACCAACAAGGTGACACT CCTCTGCATAATGCAGCGAGAGGTGAGTATGTCGATGTGGTTAGGCTTTTGCTAAGTTCAGGGGCTTCACCAACGACTAAAAACTCCAGCGGGAAG ACACCAGGTGATTTAGCTGGTATAAACAGTGAGGCTAGGAGGATCCTCGAAGTTGCGGTTGGCAACTCATCAATCTCCTAG